In Mesorhizobium sp. 113-3-3, a genomic segment contains:
- a CDS encoding BA14K family protein: MNKIVSGILATTLSASFAATAVPANATQMFVPQAASASSDVQTVDYKPWMKNRHFNRNFGNRNFNGNRNFARNGDGYWNGHRGYREYHRGYRRHGDYWFPLAAFATGALITGAIVNSENNRVYAGNSHVQWCYDRYRSYRASDNTFQPNYGPRQECRSPY; this comes from the coding sequence ATGAATAAGATCGTATCGGGTATACTGGCGACCACCCTGTCGGCTTCGTTTGCCGCGACTGCGGTGCCTGCCAATGCGACGCAGATGTTCGTGCCGCAGGCGGCATCGGCTTCGAGCGATGTGCAGACGGTCGATTACAAGCCGTGGATGAAGAACCGCCACTTCAACCGCAATTTCGGCAACCGCAATTTTAACGGCAATCGCAACTTTGCGCGAAACGGCGACGGCTATTGGAATGGCCATCGCGGCTATCGCGAATACCATCGCGGCTACCGCCGCCACGGAGACTATTGGTTCCCGCTGGCAGCTTTCGCGACCGGCGCGCTGATCACGGGTGCCATCGTCAACAGCGAGAACAACCGCGTTTACGCAGGCAACTCGCACGTGCAGTGGTGCTACGACCGCTATCGCAGCTATCGTGCTTCGGACAACACCTTCCAGCCGAATTACGGCCCGCGGCAGGAGTGCCGCTCGCCTTACTGA
- a CDS encoding DUF6882 domain-containing protein, whose protein sequence is MQPDWYPVWRDEAFEQLIAKNAGLENEFRLGHWPRYDYDLTTGRLLFSDNGTVKVVAEIQIAGSTSAKAGNWLWAWSNSNLPNELLADAKRVRSFGEENDVAELRQAYVTGTKDDLETLGWELTATMVRVCGALGAYRSPRGEGGGLYLMLKSAGWAN, encoded by the coding sequence ATGCAGCCGGATTGGTATCCTGTTTGGCGCGACGAGGCTTTTGAGCAACTGATCGCCAAGAACGCTGGTTTGGAGAATGAGTTCCGCCTCGGCCACTGGCCGCGCTATGACTATGACCTGACGACCGGCAGGCTTCTGTTTTCGGACAATGGTACCGTCAAGGTCGTTGCCGAGATTCAGATTGCTGGTTCGACAAGCGCCAAGGCTGGCAACTGGCTTTGGGCATGGTCGAATTCCAACTTGCCCAACGAGCTTCTTGCCGACGCCAAACGGGTTCGTTCCTTCGGCGAGGAGAATGACGTTGCCGAACTTCGGCAGGCTTATGTGACCGGCACGAAAGATGACCTGGAAACACTCGGCTGGGAACTGACCGCAACAATGGTGCGAGTCTGCGGCGCACTCGGAGCCTATCGTTCTCCGCGCGGGGAAGGCGGAGGCCTTTATCTGATGCTCAAAAGCGCAGGCTGGGCCAACTGA
- a CDS encoding acyltransferase family protein has product MADSFGSTSERSSKDYLAFLDGLRAIAILSVVFYHLYGERLPNGFLGVDVFFVISGFVVSYTVSRRYRGQSAFHFVLEFYARRFTRIMPALLVCLLFSALATFLFVPDAWLSTSISRTASSAFVGLSNIFLAKGTDYFSPVTEFNPFTHTWSLGVEEQFYVVFPLLFFPWVMGPRGKRFSALVYGALAAASVAIWLHLLAANPLHAFYMPYARFWQLACGILCFQLVSRIGERTGFQRHCNVAATIALIGLVATFALDIGKDSHGLENITAVACTTVLIGCLYHLGSNRAPHLAVLEIKPVRFVGWISYSIYLWHWPVFVIARWTIGSETTATKLAALLVAVAFSLGSYFWIETPTRRLRLLRTSSDIAVVAVFLAAIAVAFCGFKLMRDNRYEIALSTVMRNRGEWYATSPDTPPQSPGCAVVTQTVDEALFFTKHGCPGEGRSETLFVLGDSHAGAYIPLLKRFTLETGIRTVVLSTVGCPVISLNLDRDTEPTCAHATSASAAYIARIAKPGDLLFLPSLRLARLSLQEAARPDSSAQGSEQQREQAVKNAIDQLAHLSKAGLSIVFEGPKPIFRAPAFRCSDWFNSMNPSCTGGFDIDRTLIENLRSPILKGYAEISAALPNIHVWDPLPTLCPQVTCSAFRNGHPLFFDGDHVTAYANSLLVEDFVSEIESIISKDRTTRAGM; this is encoded by the coding sequence ATGGCCGATAGCTTTGGTTCGACCTCGGAACGCTCGTCGAAGGACTACCTGGCTTTCCTTGATGGGCTCCGGGCCATCGCGATCCTGTCGGTCGTCTTCTACCATCTGTATGGCGAGCGCCTCCCCAATGGCTTTTTGGGGGTTGATGTTTTCTTCGTCATTTCCGGTTTCGTCGTCAGCTATACGGTGTCGAGGCGCTACCGGGGCCAGTCCGCTTTTCATTTTGTCCTGGAATTCTATGCGCGGCGATTCACGAGAATCATGCCGGCGCTGTTGGTGTGCTTGCTGTTCAGCGCGCTCGCCACGTTTCTGTTTGTTCCCGACGCTTGGCTCAGCACATCAATCAGCAGAACCGCCTCTTCCGCCTTCGTCGGCCTGAGCAACATCTTCCTGGCCAAGGGAACCGACTATTTTTCACCCGTGACCGAGTTCAACCCATTCACCCACACGTGGTCTCTTGGGGTTGAGGAACAATTCTACGTTGTTTTCCCGCTGCTGTTTTTTCCTTGGGTTATGGGACCGCGCGGGAAGAGATTCTCGGCGCTTGTCTATGGGGCGCTCGCCGCCGCGTCGGTGGCAATATGGCTTCATCTTCTGGCTGCGAACCCGCTTCACGCCTTCTACATGCCCTATGCTCGCTTCTGGCAGCTGGCATGCGGCATATTGTGCTTTCAGCTTGTCAGCCGGATCGGGGAACGGACGGGATTCCAAAGGCATTGCAATGTTGCAGCCACGATCGCGCTGATAGGGCTCGTGGCGACCTTCGCGCTCGACATTGGCAAGGATTCCCATGGTCTTGAGAACATCACCGCAGTTGCCTGCACAACTGTCTTGATCGGATGCCTCTACCATCTGGGAAGCAATCGTGCGCCGCACCTTGCGGTTTTGGAGATAAAACCGGTCAGGTTCGTCGGGTGGATCTCATACTCTATCTACCTATGGCATTGGCCAGTCTTCGTGATCGCACGATGGACGATAGGTAGCGAAACCACTGCGACAAAATTGGCGGCGTTGCTGGTCGCGGTGGCGTTCAGCCTCGGCTCGTATTTCTGGATTGAAACACCGACGCGTCGATTGCGGCTTCTGAGAACCAGCTCCGACATAGCCGTTGTCGCCGTCTTTTTGGCCGCCATCGCTGTCGCGTTTTGCGGCTTCAAACTGATGCGCGACAACCGATATGAAATCGCCTTGAGCACGGTCATGAGAAATCGGGGCGAATGGTATGCGACCTCACCGGACACCCCTCCCCAATCTCCTGGCTGCGCCGTCGTCACACAAACTGTGGATGAAGCGCTGTTCTTCACCAAACACGGGTGCCCGGGCGAAGGGCGCAGTGAGACCTTGTTCGTGCTGGGCGACTCTCACGCGGGAGCCTATATTCCTCTCCTGAAGCGCTTCACGCTCGAAACCGGCATTCGAACAGTGGTGCTGTCGACCGTCGGTTGCCCGGTTATCAGCTTGAATCTCGACCGCGATACTGAGCCGACGTGCGCTCATGCCACTAGTGCAAGTGCAGCTTACATAGCCAGGATTGCCAAGCCTGGCGACCTGCTGTTCCTGCCCTCGCTCCGGCTGGCCCGACTTAGCCTTCAAGAGGCTGCTCGCCCCGACAGCAGCGCGCAGGGCAGCGAGCAGCAGAGGGAGCAAGCCGTCAAGAACGCCATCGATCAACTTGCCCACCTCTCCAAGGCGGGACTGTCGATTGTATTCGAAGGCCCAAAGCCAATCTTCAGGGCCCCGGCCTTTCGATGCAGTGATTGGTTCAATTCAATGAACCCGTCCTGTACCGGCGGATTCGACATCGATCGAACGTTGATAGAAAATCTTCGATCCCCAATTTTGAAGGGCTACGCCGAGATATCGGCGGCTCTGCCGAACATTCATGTCTGGGATCCTTTGCCTACGCTCTGCCCGCAAGTGACATGCTCGGCATTCAGGAACGGGCACCCGTTGTTCTTCGACGGCGATCATGTCACCGCCTATGCCAATTCGCTCCTGGTGGAGGACTTCGTGTCAGAGATCGAGTCCATAATTTCCAAAGACCGAACAACGCGCGCTGGGATGTAA
- a CDS encoding ABC transporter ATP-binding protein codes for MASVTINNVQKAFGSAKIIHDVSVDIADGEFVILVGPSGCGKSTLLRMIAGLETISGGRIAIGDRVVNNLRARDRNIAMVFQNYALYPHMTVADNMGFALKIKKADAADTASRVGRAASILGLEKLLDRYPRQLSGGQRQRVAMGRAIVRDPQVFLFDEPLSNLDAKLRVQMRGEIKALHQRLGTTTIYVTHDQIEAMTMADKIVVLHDGLVEQIGAPLDLYDRPANLFVAGFIGSPAMNFIAGRIEEGIFRSTGGLTLPLPEGIHPAHASGGDLVYGIRPEHIRATAQGIPGKVTLLEATGSEIFAKVDCGGEEISCLFRERLALKQGEPVRIEVDRACAHLFDAKTGQRL; via the coding sequence ATGGCATCGGTGACAATCAACAACGTGCAGAAGGCTTTCGGATCCGCCAAGATCATTCACGATGTCAGCGTCGACATCGCCGATGGGGAGTTCGTCATCCTGGTCGGGCCGTCGGGCTGCGGAAAGTCGACGCTGCTGCGCATGATCGCCGGGCTCGAAACCATTTCGGGCGGCAGGATCGCAATCGGCGATCGCGTCGTCAACAATCTGCGGGCGCGCGACCGCAACATCGCCATGGTGTTCCAGAACTACGCGCTCTACCCGCACATGACGGTGGCCGACAATATGGGCTTCGCCCTGAAGATCAAGAAGGCCGATGCCGCCGACACCGCCAGCCGCGTCGGCAGGGCCGCCAGCATTCTCGGCCTGGAAAAGCTGCTCGACCGCTACCCGCGCCAGCTATCCGGCGGCCAGCGCCAGCGCGTCGCCATGGGCCGCGCCATCGTGCGCGATCCGCAGGTCTTCCTGTTCGACGAACCGCTCAGCAATCTCGACGCCAAATTGCGCGTCCAGATGCGCGGCGAGATCAAGGCGCTGCACCAGCGGCTGGGCACAACCACCATCTATGTCACGCACGACCAGATCGAGGCGATGACCATGGCCGACAAGATCGTCGTGTTGCATGACGGCCTCGTCGAGCAGATCGGCGCGCCGCTCGACCTTTACGACCGCCCGGCCAATCTCTTCGTCGCCGGCTTCATCGGCTCACCCGCCATGAACTTCATCGCCGGCCGCATCGAGGAAGGCATTTTCCGCAGCACCGGCGGACTGACCCTGCCGCTGCCGGAAGGCATCCACCCGGCGCACGCTTCAGGCGGCGACCTCGTCTACGGCATCCGCCCCGAACATATCCGCGCGACGGCCCAGGGCATCCCCGGCAAGGTCACGCTGCTGGAGGCGACAGGATCGGAAATCTTCGCCAAGGTGGATTGCGGCGGCGAGGAAATCTCCTGCCTGTTCCGCGAGCGGCTTGCGCTCAAACAAGGCGAGCCAGTGCGCATCGAGGTGGACCGTGCCTGTGCGCATCTGTTCGACGCCAAGACCGGGCAGCGGTTGTAG
- a CDS encoding ABC transporter substrate-binding protein yields the protein MRRQFLTSTTALVLLLGVGNAYAGMDEAKAFLDKEIGPLSTLDRAGQEAEMQWFIDAAKPFAGMDIKVVSETIATHQYESQVLAPAFTAITGIKVTHDVIQEGDVVEKIQTQMQTGQNLYDGWVNDSDLIGTHWRYQQVRNLTDWMAGDGKDVTNPNLDLKDFIGTSFTTAPDKKLYQLPDQQFANLYWFRYDWFNDEKNKADFKAKYGYDLGVPVNWSAYEDIAEFFTGREIDGKKVYGHMDYGKKDPSLGWRFTDAWLSMAGNGDKGLPNGLPVDEWGIKVDENSRPVGSCTARGGDTNGPAAVYSIQKYLDWLKAYAPAEAQGMTFSESGPVPAQGAVAQQIFWYTAFTASMVDAGAKAVLNDDGTPKWRMAPSPHGVYWKDGMKLGYQDVGSWTLMKSTPTDRAKAAWLYAQFVTSKTVDVKKSHVGLTFIRESTIHDKSFTERAPKLGGLIEFYRSPARVQWSPTGTNVPDYPKLAQLWWQAIGDASSGAKTAQEAMDSLCGEQEKVMSRIEKSGVQGDIGPKMAEEHDLAYWNADAVKKGNLAPQLKIEKEKEKPITINYDELVKSWQK from the coding sequence ATGCGACGGCAATTTTTAACATCAACAACTGCCCTGGTCCTATTGCTCGGCGTGGGCAACGCCTACGCCGGGATGGACGAAGCAAAAGCCTTTCTGGACAAGGAAATAGGCCCGCTTTCGACGCTCGACCGCGCCGGCCAGGAAGCCGAAATGCAGTGGTTCATCGATGCCGCCAAGCCGTTTGCCGGCATGGACATCAAGGTGGTTTCCGAAACCATCGCCACGCACCAGTATGAATCGCAGGTGCTGGCCCCGGCCTTTACAGCCATCACCGGCATCAAGGTCACGCATGACGTCATCCAGGAAGGCGATGTCGTCGAGAAGATCCAGACCCAGATGCAGACCGGCCAGAACCTCTATGACGGTTGGGTCAACGATTCCGACCTGATCGGCACCCACTGGCGCTACCAGCAGGTGCGCAATCTGACCGATTGGATGGCGGGCGACGGCAAGGACGTCACCAACCCGAACCTCGACCTCAAGGATTTTATCGGCACCTCGTTCACGACGGCTCCGGACAAGAAGCTCTACCAGCTTCCCGACCAGCAGTTCGCGAACCTCTACTGGTTCCGTTACGACTGGTTCAACGACGAGAAGAACAAGGCGGATTTCAAGGCCAAGTACGGCTACGACCTCGGTGTCCCGGTCAACTGGTCGGCCTATGAGGACATCGCCGAGTTCTTCACCGGCCGTGAGATCGACGGCAAGAAGGTCTATGGCCACATGGATTACGGCAAGAAGGACCCGTCGCTCGGCTGGCGGTTCACCGATGCCTGGCTGTCCATGGCCGGCAATGGCGACAAGGGCCTGCCGAACGGCCTGCCGGTCGACGAATGGGGCATCAAGGTCGACGAGAATTCGCGTCCGGTCGGCTCCTGCACGGCGCGCGGCGGCGACACCAATGGCCCGGCAGCCGTCTACTCGATCCAGAAGTACCTCGACTGGCTGAAGGCCTACGCTCCGGCCGAAGCCCAGGGCATGACCTTCTCCGAATCGGGACCGGTTCCGGCGCAGGGCGCGGTTGCCCAGCAGATCTTCTGGTACACCGCCTTCACCGCTTCGATGGTCGATGCCGGCGCCAAGGCGGTGCTGAACGACGACGGCACGCCGAAGTGGCGCATGGCCCCGTCGCCGCACGGCGTCTACTGGAAGGACGGCATGAAGCTCGGCTATCAGGACGTCGGTTCCTGGACGCTGATGAAGTCGACGCCGACCGACCGCGCCAAGGCCGCCTGGCTTTACGCGCAGTTCGTCACCTCGAAGACCGTGGACGTGAAGAAGAGCCATGTCGGCCTGACCTTCATCCGCGAGAGCACGATCCACGACAAGAGCTTCACCGAACGCGCGCCCAAGCTCGGCGGTCTGATCGAGTTCTACCGCTCGCCGGCCCGCGTGCAGTGGTCGCCGACCGGCACCAACGTGCCTGACTATCCGAAGCTGGCACAGCTCTGGTGGCAGGCGATTGGTGACGCGTCGTCGGGCGCCAAGACGGCGCAGGAAGCGATGGACTCGCTCTGCGGCGAACAGGAAAAGGTCATGAGCCGCATCGAGAAGTCGGGCGTCCAGGGCGATATCGGCCCGAAGATGGCCGAAGAGCACGACCTTGCCTACTGGAACGCCGACGCGGTCAAGAAGGGCAATCTCGCGCCTCAGCTCAAGATCGAGAAAGAGAAGGAAAAGCCGATCACCATCAACTATGACGAGCTGGTGAAGAGCTGGCAGAAGTAA
- the glpK gene encoding glycerol kinase GlpK, with protein sequence MSGFVLAIDQGTTSTRAILFDGEMKVAGSGQKEFTQHYPASGWVEHNPEEIWGSVVATVKAALKNADREASDVAAIGITNQRETVVIWDKATGKPIHNAIVWQDRRTAPLCQKLKKQGLEKKFTRKTGLLLDPYFSGTKIAWMLDKVKGARKRAAKGELLAGTIDSFLIWRLTGGNIHATDATNASRTLIYNIAENAWDDELLAILDIPAKMLPEVKDCADDYGVTEKNLFGAEIRILGVAGDQHAATIGQACFEPGMMKSTYGTGCFALLNTGSDLVRSKNRLLTTIAYRLNGKTTYALEGSIFIAGAAVQWLRDGIKVIGKAEHSGQLAAEADPTQNVYLVPAFVGLGAPHWDAEARGAIFGLTRNSGPAEFARAALESVAYQTRDLLDAMRKDWRGTSAKTVLRVDGGMVASDWTMQRLADILDAPVDRPTILETTALGAAWLAGSKAGVWPKAKEFAKSWALERRFKPVMDTATRSAKLAGWRDAVRRTLSAS encoded by the coding sequence ATGAGCGGTTTTGTGCTGGCCATCGACCAGGGCACGACATCGACCCGGGCGATCCTGTTCGACGGTGAGATGAAAGTCGCCGGCAGTGGGCAGAAGGAATTCACCCAGCACTATCCGGCCTCCGGCTGGGTGGAGCATAATCCCGAAGAGATCTGGGGAAGCGTCGTCGCCACGGTGAAGGCCGCGCTGAAGAATGCCGACCGCGAAGCGTCCGATGTCGCGGCCATCGGCATCACCAACCAGCGCGAGACTGTCGTCATCTGGGACAAGGCGACCGGCAAGCCGATCCACAACGCCATCGTCTGGCAGGATCGCCGCACCGCACCGCTCTGCCAGAAGCTGAAGAAGCAGGGCCTGGAGAAGAAATTCACCCGCAAGACAGGGCTGCTGCTCGATCCCTATTTCTCCGGCACCAAGATCGCCTGGATGCTCGACAAGGTGAAGGGCGCCAGGAAACGGGCCGCGAAAGGCGAATTGCTGGCCGGCACCATTGACAGTTTTCTGATCTGGCGGCTGACCGGCGGCAACATCCACGCCACAGACGCCACCAACGCGTCGCGCACACTGATCTACAACATCGCGGAAAATGCCTGGGACGACGAGCTTTTGGCCATTCTCGACATCCCGGCAAAAATGCTGCCGGAGGTTAAGGACTGCGCCGATGACTATGGAGTGACCGAGAAGAACCTGTTCGGCGCCGAAATAAGAATCCTAGGTGTTGCCGGCGACCAGCACGCCGCGACCATCGGCCAGGCCTGTTTCGAGCCGGGCATGATGAAATCCACCTATGGCACCGGCTGTTTTGCGCTGCTCAACACCGGCAGCGATCTGGTGCGTTCGAAGAACCGGCTCTTGACCACCATAGCCTATCGGCTGAACGGCAAGACCACCTATGCGCTGGAAGGCTCGATCTTCATCGCTGGCGCGGCCGTGCAATGGCTGCGCGACGGCATCAAGGTGATCGGCAAGGCCGAGCATAGCGGGCAACTCGCTGCCGAGGCCGATCCCACGCAAAACGTCTATCTGGTGCCGGCCTTTGTCGGACTGGGCGCGCCGCATTGGGACGCTGAAGCGCGGGGCGCGATCTTCGGGCTGACCCGCAATTCCGGACCGGCGGAATTTGCCCGCGCGGCACTCGAATCTGTCGCCTACCAGACCCGTGACCTGCTCGACGCCATGCGCAAGGACTGGAGGGGGACATCGGCAAAAACCGTGCTCAGGGTCGATGGCGGCATGGTGGCGTCGGACTGGACCATGCAGCGGCTGGCCGACATTCTCGATGCGCCGGTGGACCGCCCGACCATTTTGGAGACGACCGCGCTGGGCGCGGCCTGGCTCGCGGGTTCGAAGGCAGGGGTTTGGCCGAAGGCGAAGGAATTCGCCAAAAGCTGGGCGCTCGAGCGGCGGTTCAAGCCGGTGATGGACACTGCCACCCGATCCGCCAAGCTGGCGGGCTGGCGCGATGCTGTGCGTAGGACGCTGAGCGCGTCATAA